CCTCTCTGACCCCACGCTTTGTTCAGCAGGACATGGGGAGATGGACAGAATGGAGGATGAGTGGAGGGGGAAAGTAAGACACTGATGAAGAAACAATATAGTGTGAACATGTCCTGTGGCCTCATTTCATGCCACTGGAATCAAACAGAGTGTTCAAATCCACTGGCCTATATATGGAGgaatgtatgtgtgaatgtatgtaTCTTACtgtcaaaaatgaaatgatcagcgtcaaagtttattttttccacactttactatgtgtttgaatgtgacaggctgaagaaaaagaaacttgtTGTATTatcagacatttatttattgggcTGTCAGTTCCCCATATTATGTAATATGCTCACAAAATAAAGCACATGGCTACACTGCCTTCTATCATTGTTGTACAGTAATGGCTGGCTCTTCTATGCTCATGGTAATGTTGTAAAACTGACACTGACACGCCCCCTATAGGTCATTCATACACCAAAGACTCGCAGTAAAATATCGTAACAAATAATGTTAGTAACGAAAGTATCAGGAGACACATTTGAAACTCAAATATTTTGTTtgatatataaatgtaaacagTTTTCTATGGTTTGCAGGAAAGTGAAATAACAATTCTTTTTCTGGTAGACCAGAATGACACTATAGCATCAAAGAGCTTTAAATGTGTTCCATTGTGACATAAGACAAACAATGTGACAGGAGAACCGTACAAGCCCTCACAACAGTCATATCAAACACACCAAGGAAGATAAAGGCTGTGGGATCGGTTGATTTTGTGTTATCGTCAACAGATTGTAAAGACAAAGTGAGTTCCGTgaagccacacacactcacacaggctCCCACTATCACAGATGTGTCTCCATTGCAAGAGGGAAaggggaggagaaaacacagctATTATCTCCCTAACAATGTCCTGGAGGCTTTTACTGCAGTACCCAGTGGTGTTTTTAACATTCCCTGTGCTCTTTTGTGAGAAGTGCTCTGGCACACTTGTCTTTATGTTCAACTCATCTTTACCGGGGCTGGAACGCCCCCCACAAACAACTAAATAACGTTTGGCTTTCACAAAGTACGTGGGGTGGTCTCCCGTCCTCgcaaagcttttctttttttctttttttcttttcttattttacgGTGCATTGGCCCTTTAACTGTTTGAAAAGGAGAGAAGACGTCAGGTGCTGGATGCAAATGTCAGGacaacagtgcacacacactggatCTGTTATTCAAAAAGACTACAGTTCAATTAATAAGATATTTATATACTATAGTAGATTTAGGCTGACGAATATTATTGTGTTAGAAAGAAGTTTTTGATGTTGAAAAATAGCTTTGATGTAGTTAAGCTACTTTGGTCATTTAATTCTAGCTTGGCTACACAGTGGCTACACAGTGGCTCACACACTCTGGTCCAACATTATTAGCTGGACACAATATTCCCCAACATCAGCtgtcattatttttgtattattatttttactgcacatacaatgacaataaagtctatTCTATTGAAAACCTGTtagcatttaaacatttgctgtaaataagcaatgtttttatttgctaaATGAAAATGGTCAGTGAATGCATTGTGCAGTCTTGTTTCACTATGTTAAGAGTTTTGGGAATGACTTCAGTTTTGACCAATGCATGTTAGCACTGAAAGGCAGCAAACAGTCACATtagaaagtgggaaaaaaaagaaaatgttagcTAACGATAATTGatattcagaatcagaatcagaatcagaatgcTTTATTGATCCCCGAGGGGAAATTCTTGTGTTATATATTGAGCAGTGATTTATGATAAGAAGAATATCTTTAACTCTTTACTAGTTCAACTTGTATAAACTACCAGCTTGCACATACTGCTATGTTTTTACTGAATTGTCttttagacttagacttagacttagacttccttttattgtcattgcacagaaaacacagcagtgaaaactggcaacgaaatttcctggcttggcagcagataagaaaccaacacatagcattgaattttGTCACTTATGAGTTTTGATgagaaatgtcttttatcttactgtaaatgtctatacATGTATCCAACTCTTCATCCTTACTAtgattaacaaaaaataaataagtaagtaagtgtttttatgtaataaatatatataaaagtagtgcaaaagaaaaacaggaatgaaTACTGTAGCagcaatatgaaaagaaaaaaactgttaaatattgcacagatagtgtgtgtgggggggggggggggactgctaAATTGTTATTTGGAATTTGTCTCGTTTGTTATATTTTTCTATCTGTGTTAGCATAAAAAGTACTAGTATTACTACacagtattagggccaaactgaggacattttctttcttttctttttttttaaatcttccaagaataaagttgtaatattaggagaatagaattattattctattattattattattattattattattatgtatatgttatatttttgtcacatggccaccacattatctttagcaccaggactttgaaaagattgtgcaagaaactgagtctgtttggaagaaagaatcacacagacttggagaaaatcatctcttttatggactggaggaggaaatggctgatTGTGGTGCAGGCTATCACTGGTTACATCTGCattctgttgctatttaataataatactacattaGATAATGATGAAAAATATTATCAACAAATTCATTTATTCTCGTATtcacgactttattcttgtaatattatgactttttaatattatgacattattctcgtaaaataacaactttattctcttaaattatgacttttttaaaattacgattttattctcataatgttaagactttattctccaaagaATACATTTGTtatctcttcagtttggccctcaTACTGcgtattaaaaaaacattctccACTACAGCACTGTTATTAATGAATAACTCCAGTTTATCATTCAGCCTGTGGTGTCGCTGCTGAGCCGAACCGCGACCGGAAGCCGTTGTCTCAGCACCTCTCGCACGGTATCGcgatgtttctttgttttcattgatttgAAACATGGCGTCTGAGACGGAGGCGGGTAACCCGACTGCAACTGAACCGGAGGCCGGAGAGGGGTATGTGTGGTTCAGgctaaagtgttttgttttcagaaatgtGTTGTGGCGTTATTCTTATTATATGTGAAGATAACAACTACAGACTCGCTGTTTTTGAAGCTATACGAGCTGATAAACGCAGACGTACAAGCTAGCCAGCTAGCGTTAACGATGCACAGATGGCCCGTTGAAGCTCTGCAGcgcatcattattatcattaatatcattaatatcattattatcattaatatcatTAACAGAAAACGTCTCTTCATCGACTAATCGAGCCTGTCAGCAAACTTAACAAGTCACCGTATAGTGTCACACTCATGCCCAGCCGACAATTAAAGTCCCTCACACCACTTTGCTCCTCTTGAATAACGTCAGCGTTAGTCAACGTTATATTAAAATGACCAAGTGAAACGATAACGGAAAGACGTTGACATTTGATACCGGGTTAAAGTTGGGCCTTTTaagtttatataaaaaaaaagacaaacaatagTCTTCATAAAAATCAAGTCATAGTCACAGCTGTACATTTtatgtttcacattttctgttaaAGAGTGCATATTACTTTATAAGTGAATTTCCAATGGGATATGACATTGGATGCTTGTTATTCAATCACTACTGTGTTGTTGAATTTACACTTTGtaagaaaatgttttcacaATTTGTTTTGAACTTACTGTCTGTATGTAGTTGTTTCATAATTTAGTTTATGACTAGTCACTCTACTGTCTTTCAGGGATGCTTCATTTGGGGAACTGCCCATCAGCATGGACACTGAATCTTCAAATGGCAAAGAGACAATGGTAATATTATTGAATGTTATTGTAATGATTTACATGCATCATATACTCTTTATTTGTTGCTTTATTTCTAGACAGTGGGTACAACTTATTTGTCTGCAACATGTGCAAATCCCTTCATCCAGTTCTTCCCCACAGCCCCAACATTCAAGATTTATAACTATAAAGGAAAGAAACATTAGTGaacaaatcattaaatcatCTAAATTAGGAATTTAGACACCTAGAGAAATAATCAATATTACTAATTATCAACCACAATTCTAAACAAAAATagtgaaattaataaaaaaaaaaagagtaattaTTAAAAGAGTAATCAAAGCGATTACTAcattagtgtttttttcctcaagtATATTGAGATTGGGCTCAGGGAATATATAAGGTagaacaattattattttagaaaTAGATGCTTTCAATGCTATTAGCAAATTGGCAAACCCATCTATTTTGTTTTGGCTATTCTATGTTTTgtgccatttaaaaatacatgttggAAACACTTCATTTCAAGGTTCTCATTATTCAGTGAGAACATAAGTTGACATTAGTTAGTTAACATTCATTGTCATTTGCTAATACTCATCACCTTTTTGATCTATTACAGACCACAGCTGAGCTACCACTCATATGcagagtgttgtgtttgtttgtcatcagGACGCAGCTGGTGAAGGTTCCGAGGCGGCTGATACTCTTACTGGATCAGGGGACGAAGACAGTGGGAGGCAGCTGGGAGAGGTGGAGCTGCAGTGTGCCTTGTGCATGAAGTGGTTCACTGCAGACACATTTGGCATTGACACTGCGTATGTATAATCCATTAATTTATGTGTTATTCAGATGATGGTCAGTGTTGCAGTGGTGTGTTCCAacctttctcttctcctccacagGACCTGTCTTCCATTTATGACCAATTATGTGTTTCACTGCAACGTGTGCCATCACAGTGGTAACACATACTTCCTCAGGAAACAAGCAAGTAGGTGTTTTTCAACTGTCTGAGTTATAACTCATTAATTGTTGCTTATAGATTATATGAATGGGctcaacacattttcttttaactttaGCATTCAAGTAAAATTTCAAAGTTTTAACTGAACTGCAGTGTAGAAACATTGAACTCTGGGAAAACACCAAGATTCTCTACTGTAAGGTAAATTGTTCAGCAACAAGTACAAAGTAATAAAACGGTGCAAAACATGGTGTCTCCATGTTATCTCCCAATAAGCATAACCGTGTGGGCTTACCTGTTTGGCAGGGAGGATGGATGCTGATTTTCTatattaatcgagtacttgtttggtccacaaaatgtcagaaaatgatgatgatgtttcccaaacctcgaagTGATGATGTTATACCAAGCAAATAAACtacataatattcacatttaagaaactgaaaacattTAGAGAACTAgtttaagttttatgttaaaaatcaaaacaaaactcaaagCGATTGATtgaatatcaaaatagttgacgattcatttagtaattgattgaTATCGATTAATCAACTTGTTGCAGCCATATACTCGTATGCTGCATATTTGCACCAAATTAATTTCACATATCAATGGTCTACTTGTGACTGCAGCTTGTACAACTCTGCAAATGTGCACTTTTTGTattgcttttatatttattaactTACTTCTTAATCAGTGTAGTATCACCACATTCATTTCACACAACACTTCTGGTCGCACAGCAGCGATTCATTAAAATGTACGTTTGTTTAGTTTGACTATATCTTTTATTAACCCATTTTCATATTATTGGCTAGTACTGTATTCTACTTACATCTGTACTTACCTGATATACAGTGTAGGTCATGACATTTTACATTCATGGTCTGCCCTTGGTCACACTACAGCACCTAGATAACAaagatttgattttgttttttatttttattttttcaagaataataaataagtcaaacatatttttagtactgaaatattgaaacgttgtttttgtttgttttatattaaagaAGGCATGAAGAGGAGTTGAACAATATGAAGTGATGAAGGTTGTGGTGGTAGTGCTGGCAAATTCTTTGACTCATTCACAAACAgatgttgctttttttgtgttcagACCTGAAGGAGATGTGTCTCACAGCTTTGGCAAACCTCACATGGAGGTCCAGAACACAAGAGGAGCACCCAAAGACCATGTTCTCCAAAGACAAGGTGGGTGTGCCTAAAAAGTCTGCTCAGTTAAACTACACACTGCTGCTCCAACACAAAGGATATCAGTCTTCCAGTAGCATTTGCAATCACTACAGAATACTGAACACATgtatttgtaatgtaatgtaatgtattttgTAATCTACCCAAGTCACTTATTCTGAGTCACTAAACTATTTTAAGTCTATCTTAAATTTAGACAAGTGTGATGGAGCACAGGTGTTTATCAGTGGTGTGGTGTAATCTACTGTAGTCAATATACTGCCCACCCAATTATATACAGCCAGTTGACACCCCGTGGCACGCACGTGCGAGAATGCTTTGCTGGTTTGATCATCAACAGATATTCTGCCTTTACATATTGATAAAGGCTGCATGCACCGTGCGTGTAGAAGAGTGATACAAAGGCCTTGATTCCAAGTGGCATCATGCCCTCAGCTGCTTCCCAGGAGGAGCTGTATGTTTTAACACCCTTGGGCAGATGTACCCATAACTTGGCTGGGTATGGAGTTTGAAACCAAATGTTTTTCCTCtcgtaaatgttttttaatgtctgcATACTGacgggcgacggtagctcagtggtagaatgagtcgtctttcaactcgaaggttgtggtttgatgagtgatagaaaaatgtgctgcacatagatgcactatatgaaagtgtgagtgaattggtgaatggcaaaactgttgtGTACAGCAGCATGAGTGGTGATCAAGACATTACCATTTACCACACTTgcgtcttttattttgtagtgcTGGTGAATCGTCATGATCCATGTAAATCCATACATTTCTTATGGTaatatttctcttttctttttttccccaatttgTTGCAGGACATCATACCATTCATTGACAAGTACTGGGAGTGCATGACAACTCGTCAGAGACCGGGGAAGCTCACCTGGCCCAACAACATAGTGAAAACGATGGTAATGTTGTGGTGAACAGTGGATGAAtcacaatcaaatcaaatcattttttatttgtgactaatttttttgtaatatataGGTTTATGGTcgtcttgtttatttttcagagTAAAGAGCGAGATGTTTTTCTAGTTAAGGAACACCCAGACCCAGGCAGTAAAGATCCAGAGGAGGACTACCCCAAGTTTGGCTTGTTGGACCAGGTATATACACCAGTTTTACAAACAGCTCAATGAGCATCATGCTAGAAGATTTTCCTACTCTTTCTTACTAAATTTCTTTTAATACCTTTTTTCCCACACAATGGATTTGAATcatcatgatttaaaaaaaaaaaaaaaaacacttctaaCTTCAGGAAAGTGTGCAAGCACATAAACATGGTAAATGCCACTGTGTTCATCCATGTAAATGATGAAAACTAGAAAATGTTCTCATTTAAGATGCTGAGAAATCagagaatgtgttttctttatttaaaaaaaccctcaaagcaattcaattcaattcaattcaattatcaaagtagttggaaattaatttagtaatcgattaatcattgcagACCTAATGTGACTTCTACCAAATCATgagtgacttttctttttacctttttttgtaGGACCTGGGAACCATCGGACCCTCATatgacacacagaaacagacgaCTGCTACTCCTACAGCTGGTGGGCTCAACGGTAAGAACATGACAATGAAAATAGTAAAGTAGGAAGAAATAGCCATTGTACGTGTAACTGTGATTGCAGTGTGCAGAGACCAACTGACAccaactttatttctttatttatgcaAGAAACTAGATCTGATTCTGTGAGAATTCCAACCAGAGACCATGATGAAGTGACAGTAGCTTAAACCTGACTAGGAAAACAACAATGGTTattgagagagaagaagagggagaatttaaaagagaaacaccattttactgtaaaaagaaatgtgacacATCACAGACAGCACTGCAACAATAAAGAGCTAGACACACTGCACACTGCTGATGGGTCGAGAGAGAATCGTGACTTCTGTGACAGCAGGAGAAAAACAGACGTGACACAGCCTTTTCTCAAACACAGCCCTTCTCTAGAATGCAAAATGCTTCATGTTATGTACCAGTTCACTCTGAAAGTCATGTGGTGTGAACCAAACAGATTATGTCTGAAAGTACTTTTCAGACATAAGTTTCTTCACAAGTATAAAGTCCCCAAACTGAGGCGACATTCATACTactatattttcatttaaaaaaggtgACAGTCAGCTGATAGTCAAGTTGTAGCCAATAAGAACCATTAGGAAATGAAGTGCAGTTATCTGTGTCATTGTTTCTATAgttctgtcttttgtttgttttctccaaaACCTCAACCGATAAAATGTGGACAGCAGGTGTATTTGGAGTAGGGATGGGCATGAGTcatcaattattatttatttttttggattaTAAGAAGTCGATAAGTTACTGACTGATTCGattaaataaaatctattatctcaaacttcatgtgtgtttacagaaatAATGAAAgttttcttgaatgcatcttgaagctgctcctctaagctcaacatGCTGCAGGTCCTGCTGAAGTGAAGGAATTTCCCAGGGTCTTAAATTCATCCTGCATTAGTTCCTCTAGCGTTCATGGGCTCAAATGGCCTTTTGGCTGTGAAGGCCCATCCCTAATTTGGAGCATCATTTttgcacctttaaatgtaaatggagTGGTATGGATGTAGCCTGTGAGTCCGAGCTTGTTACATGTGATGACCGTGGTGATTCTGTGCATTGTGTTCCAGGTGGATCTTCTTTCTCAGGTGACTATGTGGTATTTTGACATCTGGAACTGACCAGTGCGTTTTTGTGTCTTGTAACCCTCTGGATAGAAGTTGGCCCTAAGGTTCCAATTATTTCTTCCTTTCAATTCCAAACCAAATTCGATCCTCAACAAGCATCTTGTGGGCAACTTCATCCATGTCCAGTTGTAACTCCTCCGTCTGCTCTCTGCATCTGTTTGGTGCCCGTCCCCCTTCCCTTCTAAAAGCTTTGTCCCCTGATTggtgtatatttatactttgtCTTTTCCAGCTTGCTGCTTCTGGGCGCTGATATccctataaaacaaacaaaacaaaaacctcctcCTCACTGAAATGACACTCTGTCCTCCATAACACATATGAGAGCAGAGTGACATATTACATTGTCTTTCATCCAGTCAACCTCGCCCTCTTCCTCCAATTCAACGAATTGAcgtaatttaaaaagaaatagagGAGAAAATGGCAATTAGCCAAGAAACAGAAGCCTcaacttaaaaatgttttccctcTTAAGTCTAGGACATATTAAGTATATACGGTATCTGTTGCTTTATTTCACAGTTAGCGTTCCTTTTTATAAATGGAAACTGATGTTTTCGTTGCTTTGGGAACCAATCAATCCACCGCTCCAACGTCCTCAGAGAAAATGATTCTCCTGGTAGAACAGAGTGGCAGGGGTGTATTGAAGAGGGATAATGAGAGGCTGATAGTGTTTGAAAGATGCCCTGTAAACTAATTCCTGCCTTTTTGTGCCTGCTGTCTCCCCGTGTTAATAAAATGCCTAATAACCTGCTTTCACTGGGTGATTaaggctgcgtgtgtgtgcatgtgtgtgagctcATTGCTCTTTGTTTAGCCGTGTAATCTTTGGTGTTTGCAGGTGCTCTGGCTCCTGGTCcaggaaaaggaagaggagCCAAgcgtaaacagcagcagcaacaggaggGCACAGCTGCAGGCGCGACGAAGAGAACCCGCAGGTAAGAGCTAGGGCTGGGCACCATATGTTGACCCACAAGATAtagtcttagattttggattttggaaggtatctgtgatgactgtTCCTGGCttttgcattgataatcatcagaTTTATTATGTTGTATATCTTTGtcactaaatattataaattaaatattatgcTGTATATTTTGATTAAATAATACATCAAATCAACACAATTATATTCTTTAAAAAAGTCACTTCTTTAATtgtaagcctaattatttgttttatagcaGAATATGACCATATTTAGAGTTAATTTAATTGTTTCTAACCCACGTAAATGTAATACAGATTATCAACAgaatatattttattgtatgtatttatataatgtattttccttctttgagaagcacacacacatttcaaaggaAATCATTTCATGAGTCCAgggaaacaacctgtgtgcagctttatatccacgtATCTCTTGTATTGTCGTGTGTAGCCTAAAAAACATGATTGATatgaaatgatataaaaatagTTATCGTGATACGTTTTTCCCCAACATCGCTCAGCCTCGGTAAGAGTTGAAAATGTTTGGTAAGTTGTTCCTTATTTACACCAGGGTAGGCATTTAAGCAACAATGCTAATCTAATATTCAACAGAATTGTTTGTGAATATTTGAAAAATCTAAACTCCAGCGTATGAGATTCAGTGAAAGTAATATATaatctgaactgaactgaagagGTTTTAGTGGACTCTGAAGCATTTTTCAAGCAAGTTTCTAAAATTCATTCTTCCTCGTGCAATGAGATAATTGATTAGCCAGGGCagatatcgatattttaattaaggtGCTCTAAAGGCACTCTGCCAGTTTGACTTAACTACTTGATGAATGAGggaaatgaatgaggaaaacttgggtggaagttaccttcCCAAAGAAGAGGGCATCGCACCCCTCCGCCTGGTCTTCTGCGGGGTGGATGCATAGCTATCCCTTGGAGTGGTGGCTGCAGGTCCCAGGGCCCCCACTCACATCCCAACAGCTAATGACAAtccctgcacatatacacacatacacacacatcccacTACATTATAAGATACATTTAAACTCAGAAACCTTCTCTTAATGTAGTTGTTAACATTACTAAAGAAACTGTACCTAACATACTAATGAATGTCAGTCTAATGTTGTttatgttctgtctgttttATATCAGATTAAATGTTGCTAATCTATATTGTTGTCcacgcctctctctctctcgcactctctctctctctctctctctctctctctctctctctctctctctctctctttctctcctccccccctccctcattGCAGTGACCCTCTGTTCTCGGCGCAGCGCCTGCCTCCTCATGGTTACCCCCTGGAGCATCCCTTCAATAAAGATGGCTACCGTTACATCCTGGCAGAACCGGACCCTCACGCCCCGGACCCAGAGAAGCTTGAGTTGGACTGTTGGGCCGGCAAACCCATCCCTGGTGATCTGTATAGAGCCTGTCTGTATGAGAGGGTACTGCTGGCATTACATGACCGAGGTATTCACAAGTCAACCACGCATTTCTAGTCTACACGCGTATAATAGTCAGCTGTAACCCTCAGGACCTCCTTCGGTCCTTGATCTCGGTGGATGCAGCAGTAGGACGCACGGTCTCACACGTTATCTGTAACAATGTTCATATAACTGCTGGCACAGATTTAATGTGTCAACACCTTCTTCCAATTATGATCATTGTTAAGAATTGTGGAATAAATGTTGGTATTTTAGTTACGGTTATACTGACTAGATAGTTGCAGAGGAAAATCGAAATGGCTACAGTCCATACGGCATGATTCaactggaaaacacaaaattTTGTCAACTCCATCAGGCATCGACTCTGAGCTGACGGAGTTAAAAAGTGTTCTCAAATTCTGAAAATATATAAGCGTAAAATTAAttatcagctaaaacatgtaccgTAAATGCTGGTAGGGGGTTGAGACAGCCCCCGGTCTCCCCACAGATGTCTACCTCTTTTAAACTCTTGTGTGTTGGACGTTGCAGCGCCTCAGCTGAAGATCTCTGACGACCGCCTGACAGTGACCGGAGAGAAAGGCTACTCTATGGTGCGAGCGTCACACGGCGTACGGAAAGGCTCCTGGTACTTTGAGGTCACTGTGGATGAAATGCCCACAGAGACGGCAGCCAGGCTCGGCTGGTCTCAACCACTTGGTCAGTATTTCTTGGTGCTCTCATAAAACCTCTTTCCATTTGTGGATAATAAGACTGACTGTGGACGGAGTAGAAATCCataaaattgacattttctaACTAAGTGAATTCAGTTTGTCTCTTCTGTGGTTTTTTCAGTAATTTAGAATTTAGACATTTTACCACTTTACCACTGTGTTAGGCTGCAACCATTATTCCATTCATCGATTATTCATCTACAAaatgtgtcaactattttgatgattcGAGTCTTTTTTTCAGTAATTCAGTAACAAACTTTCAGAATTTTCatctccttaaatgtgaatattgtctggtttctttgctctgtataaaaaaagaaatcattataactgaatcatttggtttgaggacaaaacaagacacaaataGGACTTATAACaaagtgcaaaaacacacaaatgcatagAAAACAGAGAGTTTATTTCAAAGATGCAAGTACAACAGCAAGAACGCCAGGTCAGCATCCTGTTTTCaatgcttctgtgttttcaaattCTGCTTCTCTTTCACTCTGCCGTGGTGCACGTGCTGAGCATCATCTGAGCATGTTACTGTCACCGTGTTAATCCTCgttatgtttttttatcacaGGTAACCTGCAGGCTCCGCTGGGTTACGACAAGTTCAGCTACTCATGGCGCAGTAAAAAGGGCACACGCTTTCACCAGTCCATAGGCAAGCATTACTCCTCAGCCTACGGTCAGGGAGACACGCTGGGCTTCTTCATAGAGCTGCCAGACGGAACCGAGACGGCCAAGGCTCTGCCCGACACGTACAAGGACAAGGTAACAGCTGAGTGGCGTTGCCACCGCTCACATTGCACACGGTGCTGACATGTGACACCTTCTCTTCTGTCTGCAGGCGCTGATTAAGTTCAAGAGCTACCTGTACTTTGAGGAGAAGGACTATGTGGACAAAGCAGAGAAAAGCCTCAAAACTGTGACCCCC
This Solea solea chromosome 19, fSolSol10.1, whole genome shotgun sequence DNA region includes the following protein-coding sequences:
- the ash2l gene encoding set1/Ash2 histone methyltransferase complex subunit ASH2 isoform X1, which produces MASETEAGNPTATEPEAGEGDASFGELPISMDTESSNGKETMDAAGEGSEAADTLTGSGDEDSGRQLGEVELQCALCMKWFTADTFGIDTATCLPFMTNYVFHCNVCHHSGNTYFLRKQANLKEMCLTALANLTWRSRTQEEHPKTMFSKDKDIIPFIDKYWECMTTRQRPGKLTWPNNIVKTMSKERDVFLVKEHPDPGSKDPEEDYPKFGLLDQDLGTIGPSYDTQKQTTATPTAGGLNGGSSFSGALAPGPGKGRGAKRKQQQQQEGTAAGATKRTRSDPLFSAQRLPPHGYPLEHPFNKDGYRYILAEPDPHAPDPEKLELDCWAGKPIPGDLYRACLYERVLLALHDRAPQLKISDDRLTVTGEKGYSMVRASHGVRKGSWYFEVTVDEMPTETAARLGWSQPLGNLQAPLGYDKFSYSWRSKKGTRFHQSIGKHYSSAYGQGDTLGFFIELPDGTETAKALPDTYKDKALIKFKSYLYFEEKDYVDKAEKSLKTVTPSRMIFYKNGVNQGVAYENLFEGLYFPAISLYKGCTVSVNFGPHFKHPPKDIKYQPMSDMGWGAVIEHTLADMLYHVETDVDGRRSPPWES
- the ash2l gene encoding set1/Ash2 histone methyltransferase complex subunit ASH2 isoform X2; its protein translation is MASETEAGNPTATEPEAGEGDASFGELPISMDTESSNGKETMDAAGEGSEAADTLTGSGDEDSGRQLGEVELQCALCMKWFTADTFGIDTATCLPFMTNYVFHCNVCHHSGNTYFLRKQANLKEMCLTALANLTWRSRTQEEHPKTMFSKDKDIIPFIDKYWECMTTRQRPGKLTWPNNIVKTMSKERDVFLVKEHPDPGSKDPEEDYPKFGLLDQDLGTIGPSYDTQKQTTATPTAGGLNGALAPGPGKGRGAKRKQQQQQEGTAAGATKRTRSDPLFSAQRLPPHGYPLEHPFNKDGYRYILAEPDPHAPDPEKLELDCWAGKPIPGDLYRACLYERVLLALHDRAPQLKISDDRLTVTGEKGYSMVRASHGVRKGSWYFEVTVDEMPTETAARLGWSQPLGNLQAPLGYDKFSYSWRSKKGTRFHQSIGKHYSSAYGQGDTLGFFIELPDGTETAKALPDTYKDKALIKFKSYLYFEEKDYVDKAEKSLKTVTPSRMIFYKNGVNQGVAYENLFEGLYFPAISLYKGCTVSVNFGPHFKHPPKDIKYQPMSDMGWGAVIEHTLADMLYHVETDVDGRRSPPWES